The following proteins are co-located in the Dyadobacter chenwenxiniae genome:
- a CDS encoding ArsR/SmtB family transcription factor — protein MGVTKTEIFTEQQNRIADLAKAFSHPARVAILQLLIARKSCVCGDLVDELELAQATVSQHLKELKRIGIIHGEINPPRVCYCINPVVWEEAQKSFGALLETFTLTASCCN, from the coding sequence ATGGGAGTTACAAAAACTGAAATATTCACTGAGCAGCAAAACCGTATTGCGGATCTGGCCAAAGCGTTCTCGCACCCGGCCAGGGTTGCGATTTTGCAATTGCTGATCGCCCGGAAGTCCTGTGTATGTGGAGACCTGGTCGATGAGCTCGAACTTGCCCAGGCCACCGTGTCCCAGCATTTAAAAGAGCTGAAACGGATTGGGATCATTCACGGTGAAATCAATCCACCGCGGGTTTGCTATTGCATTAACCCGGTCGTATGGGAGGAAGCACAAAAATCTTTTGGAGCGCTGCTGGAGACTTTTACACTTACCGCATCCTGCTGTAAC